AACACCACCTTATCAAATCCAAACCGGGCCTGCGCCAGCGCTTTTACCGCCCTTTGAGCGCGTTGATCTTTCAAAGGGCCCTGCAGAATTAAGTTGCCATCCGCCTCAAGCTCAAAGGAAAACTCTGCAGCGAGACCCCCGTCCGCCATATCGGGCAGATTTCTGGACGCTTCAACCCCATAGCCCTCTGGCAATCGCTGTTTTATTTTTTCAACCACTGCGGCGATGCTATCGGCCTCTGGCAGATCGGGAAAAAACAGCTGAAGGTGGTTATCCTCTAAATGAATCGTGGCTGCGCGGATCGGTTTTACTGCATCGAGCGCCAAGAAAATGGTTTCATCAAACCCGCTTGGGCGATCTGCCAAATTCATCAAGCAGGGCAATCCATGCGTCACGCCAAACGCTTGCAAAGCTGAAGCAAGCGCTTTGAGATGCATTTGGCTATCAACTCGGCAGGCCAGAACCCGCAACGCGCCACTGCGTTTCACCGCGCGAAAGCGATAGCCTTCGGGCGCAGCATTGGGCGCCACCACCACAACTTCATAAAGAAGGCCAGCCGGGCTAAGCTGCTCTAGATTTGTCAAAACCGCTTGCCGGCGCTCTTCCGTTTTTGCCAGCGCTTTCACAACAACGCGATCTTCCGCAATTGTGACCTCGCCGCGATGTATCTGCGCCAAAGCTTCAAACCCAAGCTGCTGGGTGGTGAGCCATGTTTCAGACGGGCGGCGCTGGGCGGCGGTAAAGAAATGTTTTAGCTCCACCTGCCCCGCGGCCATATCACGCAAACCCGCCAGCAGCGTCTCTTGCGTCGGCCCGCTTGGCACATTGCCCATTGCGCGGATAAACTTTGGGGTTTTTAAAATCTGCAGGGTAAGCGCAGCTGGTGTTTTAGCGTCTGTCTCAGATACAGAAATCTGATCTGATAGATTGTGCATCGCCACGGTTTTACGCGCCAGTGTCAATGCTTGAAACCGCTGCGCCGCGGTTTCGGCTTGGCCAGAAAGCACCACCTGCCGCCCATCAGCGGCAACCTCAACCCAATCCAGATCCGCCTTTACAAAGGCCGCTTCAAGCCGCGATATGGTTTTTGCTTCAAGCACCCAAACCAAAGCCATAGCGCAGAAACAGGCCAAGATCGCGGCGCCACTAAAGGTAATAAGAATGTAGCGCTTGGCCAAAAATCGCATAAAATCGCTCGGTTTACAGGGCTGGTAGCTTCATAGGCTCTCGCGCCAAAGGGTTCAATAAAGGAAAACCGCAAGGCCAAAGAACACCACGGGCAAAAAGCCGGTATGGCTGTTTGCCCGAAACAGTCGCAACAACAACTCGGTTTCTCCTAGGCGGAACTGACGCAATTGCCACAACATATGTAGCACAAAGGCAGCAACGCCCAGACCCGCAACCCAGAAAGCTGGCCCCTGTACCTGCAGCGCCAAAGCGCCCAGCATCAATCCCCCGCTGGTCAGGGCAAAGCCCAACAACCAAGGCCATGTCTTTGCGCCAAATAAACGCGCGGTGGATTTGATACCGATCAATGCGTCATCTTCAATATCCTGATGGGCATAAATTGTATCGTAAAACAGCGTCCAGAAAATACCGCTTAGATATAGGATCAGCGCGGCAACCTGTAACCCGCCCTGATGGGCGATAAAGGCCAATAAAACGCCCCAATTAAACGCCAAGCCCAAAAAGACCTGCGGCCACCAGGTAAAGCGTTTCGCAAAAGGGTAAATCGCCACAGGGATCAGGGCGATGATCCCGCATATGATCGCCGCCGCGTTAAAGCTGAACAGAATGCAGGCGGCCAGTGCCACCTGCGCGCCCATCCAAATCACTGCCGATTTCACCGATACTTGCCCAGAGGGGATCGGCCGCGATTTGGTCCGTTCGACCGCCCCGTCAAATTTGCGATCTGTGATATCATTCCACGTGCAGCCAGCCCCGCGCATTAAAAAAGCCCCCAGCCCGCATCCCACAAAAATCCACAAATCGCTTAAGGCAAATTGACCATCGGCTAGAATTGCAAGAAACAACCCCCACCAGCAAGGAAACAGCAACAACCAGGTTCCAATTGGCCGATCCGCCCGCGACAGGCGTAAATAGGGCCGGCTAGCCTGCGGCGCAAAGCGATCAACCCAATTGCCTTTCACAGCATCAAAAACTTCACCCGCCACCTCTGGTTTTGTTCCCTGCTCAGACATATGTTAAGCCCTATGAATTCTAAAATCAGACTCTTTGTAGATCACCCGCTGGCACCGGCGCAATCACTACCTTTAACGCGCGAGCACGCGCATTACCTATTTTCCGTGATGCGGCAAAACGTGGGAGATCGCGTGCTGGTGTTCAACGGCCAAGACGGCGAATGGCTGGCTGAAATCACGCAAGCCGGTAAAAAATCGGGCGTGCTGAGCTGTTTGACACAAAGCAAAGCGCTGCGGCCCCCACCAGATCTCTGGCTTCTTTTCGCACCGATCAAAAAATCACGCACCGATTTTATTGTAGAAAAAGCCACTGAATTAGGTGCTGCGCGGATTTGTCCGGTGCAAACCGCCTTTACAAATTCAGAGCGGATTCGGCGCGACCGGTTGCAAGCCCATGCGATCGAAGCGGCCGAACAATGCGGCGGCACCTATGTGCCAGTGGTTGACGCGTTACAGAAATTAAAGGCGGTTTTAGATCATTGGCCCCAAGATCGCAGCTTATTATTTTGCGACGAAACACAGGCGGGCGCGGCCTCTTCATTCGCAGCGCTCGCACCGGGGCCCTGCGCCATTTTAATCGGTCCGGAAGGCGGGTTTCACGCGGCAGAGCGCCAGCAGATATCCAACTTGCCAAATGCGCATTGCATCAGCTTGGGCCCGCGCATTTTGCGCGCCGATACCGCCGCGGTAACCGCCCTAAGTCTTTGGCAAGCTCACCTAGGAGATTGGAGATGATACGGCCCGAGGCCACAGCGGTTTTACTGCGCTGGCGCGATGCGTTTATCGGCGCGGCGCTTATTGCCTTAGGGCTCTATTGGTTTACCAAAACTTTCGGGCTGTTATCCTGGGTGGGGGCCGCGCTGACCCTTATTGGAGCGCTGATTGGCTTTGCCGGGCTGCAGCGCGCGCGATTCGCAAAAACGCAACAAGGGGCCGGTATCGTAGATGTTACCGAAGGCCAAATCACCTATTTTGGCCCCGATACAGGCGGTGTGATTGCGCTGGATGATATCACCAAAATCAGTCTGATATATCATCAGAACCAGCAGCTGTGGAAACTCGAGCAACCGGCCCAGCCGGCGCTGTTTATTCCCACCGGTGCGACAGGCGCAGAGCGGCTGTTTGATGCCTTTACCCAGCTAGATAATTTTCAAATCGAGCCGATGCTTCAGCTTTTGGCGCGACGCTTGAACACCCCTCAAACGATCTGGCAAAAAGACTATTTTTTAGATCCCCAAAATTACATCCATTGACAGCTCGGTTAATCCACAGCACATCTGCATGACTGAAACTTCGGAGATCCCGCAATGTCTATTCCCCAATCTGCTGGAGGCCCCATCGAGCACCCAGAGCAAATGGCGGCCTATCTGGCGGCTGGCTGCAAGCCGGAAAGCGAATGGCGCATCGGGACCGAACATGAAAAATTCGGCTTTTGCCAGGCAAATCAGATGCCTTTGCCCTATTCTGGGGCCTGTTCAATCCAGACCATCCTCGAAGCGCTGCGCGACCGCTTCGGATGGGCGCCAGTTTTAGAAGCGGATAAATTAATCGGATTGACCCGAAATGGCGCAAATATATCCCTCGAGCCGGGCGGCCAGTTGGAATTATCGGGCGCCCCTTTAAAGACCATTCATGAAACGGCCAGTGAGCTTAACCAGCATCTAGACGAGCTACGCGGCATCAGCGATGAAATTGGCGCTGGATTTATAGCGCTGGGCGCGGCGCCCATCTGGTCTCATGAGATGATGCCCGTTATGCCCAAAGGTCGCTATACTTTGATGACCGATTATATGGATCGAGTCGGCACGATGGGGAAATTTATGATGTATCGCACGTCTTGCGTGCAGGTAAATTTAGATTTCAGCTCTGAAGCGGATATGGTTCAAAAAATGCGCGTAGCGGTTGCGCTGCAACCGATTGCAACCGCGCTTTTCGCCAACTCACCGTTTTTCGATGGGTTGCCCAATGGCCATAAAAGTTGGCGCAGCCGCGTTTGGCAAGATCTTGATGCCGATCGCACAGGCATGTTGCCCTTCATATTTGAGCCGGGGTTTGGCTTTGAGGCTTGGGTCGAATACGCCCTCGATGTGCCAATGTATTTTGTCTATCGAAACGGCCGATATATTGATGCTTTGGGGCAATCTTTCCGCGATTTTCTTCAGGGAAAATTGCCCGCCTTGCCCGCAGAGCGGCCCAGCCTAAGCGATTGGGCGGATCACTTAACCACTATTTTTCCCGAGGCCCGCCTGAAAACATTTATTGAAATGCGCGGAGCAGATGCGGGACAGGCAGATCATCTATGCGCGCTTTCAGCGTTTTGGGTGGGCTTGTGTTATGATAAAACTGCGTTGGATGCGGCTTGGGATTTGGCTAAAAACTGGACGGCCGAATTTCGTGAAACGCTGCGGATAAACAGCGCGAGAAGCGGCCTAGCAGCAGAGGTCGACGGGGTTAAATTGATCGATCTCGCCAAAGAGCTTGTTGATATCTCGCGCAAGGGCCTGATCGCAAGGGGCCGCGGCAATGTCGAAACAGGCGCCGTTGATGAAAGCCGTTTTCTAGACCCTCTCTTCGAAAATCTGGCAACCCAAAAAGCCCCGGCGGATCGATTGCTTGGTCTCTACAACAAAGAGTGGAACACAGATTTACGGCCAATTTACCACGCCGCGCGTATCGGCTAGGCCCGCATACGCGCAAAAATATGTTGAACTTTAAACGTTAAGTCTTTCGCCAACTCTGCCTGCTAAATCTTACAGCGGGTAATGGGGAAAGAAAATGGGTGGGTCAGAAAAGACTGTTGTTCAAACAATTATCAAACGCAAAATAAGAAATCCGGAAGAACCACAAGAAAATGGCGGATGGAAAGTGGCCTATGCCGATTTCGTAACCGCCATGATGGCATTTTTTATGGTCATGTGGTTGCTGTCATCGGCAAACGAAGATCAGCGGCGGGGGATCGCGGGATATTTCCGCCCGTCTTCAGACCTAAACCGAGCTGAAACCGGAAGCCAGTCCATGTTGAATAAAGGAATATTGCATGGTGGGGATACATTATACGCCGCACGTGAGGCCAAGCTTGAAAGCTTGGAAGCGCAATCTTCGAGCGCCGATGAACGACACCAAAACGCAGCGCAAAAAGACCTTAAAGCCATCAAAACGCTGTTTTCTGATCTATACAAAGAAAAACTCGGGCGCCCCCTATCAGAGGCCCAAATCGGCTTTCACCTCAGCGATGAAGGCTTCCAGTTTGATTTTTTTGAATCCAAAGGCGCTGAGCTTTTTGACGCAAGCCAAAACCCCAAAACAGCGCTGATCAAACTGCTTGATATAATCGCAAAAATGACAGACCACATAGAATATCCGCTCGCGGTTGAAGCGCATGTGCAAGCCGCGCCTTTGGTGGTAAAGCGACCACAGGATTGGACGATTTCGAGCGCGCGCGCAGGCAATGTGCGGGTGATGCTGCAGCGACTGGGGGTTCCCGAAACCCGCATAAAGCGCAACACGGCACATGGGGATAACGATCCAATCTCGGACAACCCGATGGCCCAGCAGAACAACCGCGTATCGATTGTCTTTTTAAATCTCACCAAAGAATAGAAAATTTTAAACATTAGCATGCTGTTAAGCAAAACCCAGTTAGCTGTCTGAGACGCGATTTCAACAGATTTCAAAGATAGGTATTATGACAATCTCATCCTCGCTTAA
The sequence above is drawn from the Rhodobacteraceae bacterium IMCC1335 genome and encodes:
- a CDS encoding OmpA family protein, which produces MRFLAKRYILITFSGAAILACFCAMALVWVLEAKTISRLEAAFVKADLDWVEVAADGRQVVLSGQAETAAQRFQALTLARKTVAMHNLSDQISVSETDAKTPAALTLQILKTPKFIRAMGNVPSGPTQETLLAGLRDMAAGQVELKHFFTAAQRRPSETWLTTQQLGFEALAQIHRGEVTIAEDRVVVKALAKTEERRQAVLTNLEQLSPAGLLYEVVVVAPNAAPEGYRFRAVKRSGALRVLACRVDSQMHLKALASALQAFGVTHGLPCLMNLADRPSGFDETIFLALDAVKPIRAATIHLEDNHLQLFFPDLPEADSIAAVVEKIKQRLPEGYGVEASRNLPDMADGGLAAEFSFELEADGNLILQGPLKDQRAQRAVKALAQARFGFDKVVFSGSLVPALGNDWTLQILSLIEAMLPLQRAQMRLTRQDLAISGLSHRKDAQAALALSVRQILPNTVRTDLQITYQPPPKTEPDLLPAALCISQINGLLQSEKINFDPGSDQVNLAGQNLLDKIAEILRQCGEIPLEIAGHTDSQGREEMNLQLSQMRAQAVMMELQRRRILTGSFVAQGYGETKPIAANDSAEGRDINRRIEFYLRENEPVPPVQGDPETLPAEARINANAGQ
- a CDS encoding 4-hydroxybenzoate octaprenyltransferase; translated protein: MSEQGTKPEVAGEVFDAVKGNWVDRFAPQASRPYLRLSRADRPIGTWLLLFPCWWGLFLAILADGQFALSDLWIFVGCGLGAFLMRGAGCTWNDITDRKFDGAVERTKSRPIPSGQVSVKSAVIWMGAQVALAACILFSFNAAAIICGIIALIPVAIYPFAKRFTWWPQVFLGLAFNWGVLLAFIAHQGGLQVAALILYLSGIFWTLFYDTIYAHQDIEDDALIGIKSTARLFGAKTWPWLLGFALTSGGLMLGALALQVQGPAFWVAGLGVAAFVLHMLWQLRQFRLGETELLLRLFRANSHTGFLPVVFFGLAVFLY
- a CDS encoding glutamate--cysteine ligase, with amino-acid sequence MSIPQSAGGPIEHPEQMAAYLAAGCKPESEWRIGTEHEKFGFCQANQMPLPYSGACSIQTILEALRDRFGWAPVLEADKLIGLTRNGANISLEPGGQLELSGAPLKTIHETASELNQHLDELRGISDEIGAGFIALGAAPIWSHEMMPVMPKGRYTLMTDYMDRVGTMGKFMMYRTSCVQVNLDFSSEADMVQKMRVAVALQPIATALFANSPFFDGLPNGHKSWRSRVWQDLDADRTGMLPFIFEPGFGFEAWVEYALDVPMYFVYRNGRYIDALGQSFRDFLQGKLPALPAERPSLSDWADHLTTIFPEARLKTFIEMRGADAGQADHLCALSAFWVGLCYDKTALDAAWDLAKNWTAEFRETLRINSARSGLAAEVDGVKLIDLAKELVDISRKGLIARGRGNVETGAVDESRFLDPLFENLATQKAPADRLLGLYNKEWNTDLRPIYHAARIG
- a CDS encoding 16S rRNA (uracil(1498)-N(3))-methyltransferase, with protein sequence MNSKIRLFVDHPLAPAQSLPLTREHAHYLFSVMRQNVGDRVLVFNGQDGEWLAEITQAGKKSGVLSCLTQSKALRPPPDLWLLFAPIKKSRTDFIVEKATELGAARICPVQTAFTNSERIRRDRLQAHAIEAAEQCGGTYVPVVDALQKLKAVLDHWPQDRSLLFCDETQAGAASSFAALAPGPCAILIGPEGGFHAAERQQISNLPNAHCISLGPRILRADTAAVTALSLWQAHLGDWR
- a CDS encoding OmpA family protein, with product MGGSEKTVVQTIIKRKIRNPEEPQENGGWKVAYADFVTAMMAFFMVMWLLSSANEDQRRGIAGYFRPSSDLNRAETGSQSMLNKGILHGGDTLYAAREAKLESLEAQSSSADERHQNAAQKDLKAIKTLFSDLYKEKLGRPLSEAQIGFHLSDEGFQFDFFESKGAELFDASQNPKTALIKLLDIIAKMTDHIEYPLAVEAHVQAAPLVVKRPQDWTISSARAGNVRVMLQRLGVPETRIKRNTAHGDNDPISDNPMAQQNNRVSIVFLNLTKE